One genomic window of Xanthobacter dioxanivorans includes the following:
- a CDS encoding type I secretion system permease/ATPase, which produces MSAAKSAFSKHRAGAVADADLPSRALSSCRRAFLVVALFSAAVNILMLAGSFYMLQVYDRVLPSRSVPTLVALTIAVALVYAVQGLFDALRQRILGRIGVALDQSLSGEVARAILRNAALGGNEGAMRLARDLDAVRTFLSGVGPMALFDMPWIPLYVAACFLLHPVLGVILVAGASLLVALTFLTEVGTRRRVEEAGRAGAARGALLEQARRNGEVVAALGLTSRLVGRLDIHGDAAVAAQQRAADISGGLGAVSKVLRFMLQSGMLGAGAWLVIEGQASSGVMIASSVIASRALAPVELAISSWRPFLAARQAWQRLRHALAAPRSVALAVAPERARHRLTLDQMTVAAPGASTAILSQVSFAVEAGQVLGVIGPSASGKSSLARALVGVWPAARGELRLDGATLDQWPEEDRGAMIGYLPQDVELFDGTVAETIARFDPAATEEAVRAAARAAGAYDMILRLPQGFATRIGESGGILSGGQRQRLALARALYGDPFLVVLDEPNASLDAEGEAALVGAILGVKTRGGICVVIAHRAAALATADLVLVLAEGRMQAFGSRDDVLKRALAGRSLSGEEPPPKPRIVAERA; this is translated from the coding sequence ATGAGCGCCGCGAAAAGCGCATTCAGCAAGCACAGGGCGGGCGCGGTTGCCGACGCAGATCTGCCCTCGCGGGCGCTGTCCTCCTGTCGCAGAGCGTTCCTTGTGGTGGCGCTGTTCTCGGCAGCCGTCAACATTTTGATGCTCGCCGGCTCCTTCTACATGCTGCAGGTGTACGACCGGGTGCTCCCGTCGCGCAGCGTGCCGACGCTGGTGGCCCTCACCATCGCGGTGGCGCTGGTCTATGCGGTGCAGGGGCTCTTCGATGCGCTGCGCCAGCGGATTCTGGGGCGCATTGGGGTGGCGCTCGATCAGTCGCTTTCGGGCGAGGTGGCGCGCGCCATCCTGAGGAATGCCGCGCTGGGCGGAAATGAGGGCGCCATGCGGCTCGCCCGCGACCTTGACGCCGTCCGCACCTTCCTGTCCGGCGTCGGGCCCATGGCGCTCTTCGATATGCCGTGGATCCCGCTCTATGTGGCGGCCTGCTTTCTGCTGCATCCCGTTCTCGGCGTCATCCTGGTTGCCGGAGCCTCCCTGCTGGTGGCCCTCACCTTCCTGACGGAGGTCGGGACGCGGCGCCGGGTGGAGGAGGCGGGACGTGCCGGAGCCGCCCGAGGCGCCCTGCTGGAGCAGGCACGGCGCAACGGCGAGGTGGTGGCCGCTCTGGGCCTGACGAGCCGGCTGGTCGGTCGGCTCGACATCCATGGCGATGCCGCCGTCGCCGCCCAGCAGCGGGCTGCGGATATTTCCGGCGGTCTCGGTGCCGTATCCAAGGTGCTGCGCTTCATGCTCCAGTCCGGCATGCTGGGCGCGGGTGCCTGGCTGGTGATCGAGGGCCAGGCCTCGTCCGGCGTCATGATCGCATCCTCCGTCATCGCCAGCCGGGCGTTGGCGCCGGTGGAGCTGGCGATTTCCTCCTGGCGCCCGTTTCTTGCCGCGCGGCAGGCGTGGCAACGGTTGCGCCACGCGCTCGCCGCGCCGCGCTCCGTTGCTCTGGCCGTCGCTCCGGAACGGGCGCGGCACCGGCTGACGCTGGACCAGATGACTGTGGCGGCGCCGGGCGCGTCCACCGCCATTCTCTCCCAGGTCAGCTTTGCCGTGGAGGCCGGGCAGGTGCTGGGCGTGATCGGCCCTTCGGCTTCCGGAAAATCGTCGCTGGCCCGCGCGCTGGTCGGCGTGTGGCCAGCGGCACGGGGCGAGTTGCGGCTCGACGGCGCCACCCTCGACCAATGGCCGGAAGAAGACCGCGGTGCAATGATCGGTTATCTGCCGCAGGACGTGGAGCTGTTTGACGGCACGGTGGCGGAGACCATCGCCCGCTTCGATCCCGCCGCGACGGAAGAGGCGGTACGCGCCGCCGCGCGGGCGGCGGGCGCCTATGACATGATCCTGCGCCTGCCGCAGGGGTTCGCCACCCGGATCGGCGAGAGCGGCGGCATCCTATCCGGCGGGCAGCGCCAGCGTCTCGCCTTGGCGCGGGCGCTCTATGGCGATCCCTTTCTGGTCGTCCTCGACGAGCCCAACGCCAGCCTGGACGCGGAGGGTGAGGCGGCGCTGGTGGGCGCCATCCTCGGCGTCAAGACGCGGGGCGGCATCTGTGTCGTGATCGCTCATCGAGCCGCGGCGTTGGCGACCGCCGACCTCGTCCTTGTTCTGGCCGAAGGCCGGATGCAGGCGTTCGGTTCCCGCGACGACGTGCTGAAAAGGGCGCTGGCCGGCCGCTCGCTCAGCGGGGAAGAGCCGCCGCCAAAGCCGCGCATCGTGGCCGAGCGGGCGTAA
- a CDS encoding VCBS domain-containing protein — MAAKKTPTFGALDRNKTLAENTVNAGPAVLDSNVTLKNPDGTGFQGGSLSVKLASAGADDHLSIAEVGGITLETDVGIGTTSVFYNGVRIGTETQFGENGSALTVSFDQPVSNDAATALARAIAYSSSNNAPTTAAHAVTFTAIDAEHTSTSAKMQLKVKAENDAPVFSNLGPVSSHILSTASEGVAIDGDAHVSNPDGTGFKNGKLTVHLSDSNTDDLIYLSDGPFNIVGTKLYLDGKVVGTVSADGVAGHDFSLTFKSNFAISDAQMSGLIDQITYRDRSLSPEPQTRDVTLTVTDTEKTSTAAHLTLAFENRAPTILSSSPAGSISKIADGSFSHDISSVAVSPDGTKVAFESTGEIGATRITLDDLSTGQVTILASDLTAAASILGTTDIAFSPDGQKIAFVSTASNLVAGDTNGGSDVFIKDLSTGAVTRVSTGSTGKQISGNSGDPGFSPDGTKMAFVSGIQNLPGDTDGSGLYVKDLKTGIATQAAINGADPSHTTRGFNATFSPDGTKLLFVAWGDQSGPKFGGDSQCIYIKDLNSGDVTFVTAASAHQVLPVFSPDGTKIAFVSNESSVVPGGEMGGTHLYLKDVQTGEIICVSSPDGVLPNDGAVGDTFSFSPDGTKIVFSSSESTLPGNTGGASNIFVADLETGAITRIASNANGASSDPVFTPDGAHIIFVSDATNLVANDTNNASDLFMASLPTSSVTSATLTEDAARKTLNAAGTFYFADADAKDTHTVSVAASDGALGTLSAKVVSDMNGTGGVVWSYVVDETKVEPLAAGETKVETFALTLDDHHSGTVTQNVTVTLTGTGDGSAAPAISTMAFVAAEATPERSAGPDLWTTVIASLSGAGEGVPGLLADLETRVAAALHAHGPAASAGSAAHLEQDVSDLGHLVASHLSPAVSDLLDTLWSHIPSHAPTAPTTTAHDLADGAEALAARLWDALHVSHDGGHSLV; from the coding sequence GGGCGGCAGCCTGAGCGTGAAGCTGGCGAGCGCGGGAGCGGACGACCATCTCTCCATCGCCGAGGTCGGCGGCATCACCCTTGAGACGGACGTCGGCATCGGTACGACGTCCGTTTTCTACAACGGCGTGCGGATCGGGACGGAGACCCAGTTTGGCGAGAACGGTTCGGCGCTCACGGTCAGCTTTGACCAGCCGGTGAGCAATGACGCCGCCACAGCACTTGCCCGTGCCATCGCCTATTCCAGCTCGAACAACGCGCCGACCACCGCTGCCCACGCGGTGACCTTCACCGCCATCGACGCCGAGCACACCTCGACATCCGCGAAGATGCAGCTGAAGGTGAAGGCGGAGAACGACGCTCCGGTATTCTCCAACTTGGGGCCCGTTTCGTCCCACATCCTGTCGACGGCCTCGGAAGGCGTCGCTATCGATGGCGACGCGCACGTTTCCAATCCTGATGGAACGGGATTCAAGAATGGGAAGCTCACCGTACATTTAAGCGACAGCAATACAGATGATTTGATTTATCTGTCAGACGGCCCCTTCAATATTGTCGGGACGAAGCTGTATCTGGACGGAAAGGTTGTCGGCACGGTATCAGCCGACGGAGTGGCAGGACATGATTTTTCCCTAACATTTAAAAGCAATTTCGCGATTTCTGACGCTCAAATGAGTGGACTTATAGATCAGATTACCTACCGAGATCGGTCGTTAAGCCCCGAGCCTCAAACAAGGGATGTGACGCTTACCGTCACCGATACAGAAAAGACATCAACCGCCGCGCATCTTACACTCGCATTCGAAAATCGGGCGCCGACAATTCTCTCATCCAGCCCGGCGGGCTCCATCTCGAAGATTGCCGACGGCTCCTTTAGCCACGACATTTCAAGCGTCGCAGTTTCTCCCGACGGCACCAAAGTGGCTTTTGAGTCGACGGGCGAGATTGGCGCAACACGTATCACCCTGGACGACCTCAGCACCGGCCAAGTCACCATCCTGGCCTCGGACCTCACTGCCGCCGCGAGCATCCTCGGCACGACAGACATCGCATTCTCGCCTGACGGGCAAAAGATCGCTTTCGTGTCGACTGCATCAAACCTCGTAGCAGGCGACACGAACGGGGGAAGCGATGTCTTCATCAAAGACTTAAGTACGGGCGCAGTGACACGCGTCTCGACAGGTTCAACGGGAAAGCAGATTTCCGGAAACAGTGGAGACCCAGGATTTTCACCCGACGGTACTAAGATGGCATTCGTTTCTGGCATTCAAAATCTGCCCGGAGACACCGATGGCAGCGGCCTTTATGTGAAAGATCTCAAAACCGGTATCGCCACCCAGGCAGCGATCAACGGGGCGGACCCCTCGCACACGACACGCGGCTTCAATGCCACCTTTTCACCGGACGGCACCAAACTCTTGTTCGTTGCCTGGGGCGATCAATCGGGCCCGAAGTTCGGTGGCGACAGCCAGTGCATATACATCAAGGACCTCAACAGTGGCGACGTGACGTTCGTTACCGCAGCGAGCGCCCATCAGGTGCTCCCCGTCTTCTCGCCGGACGGCACCAAGATCGCCTTCGTGTCCAATGAAAGCTCCGTCGTGCCGGGGGGCGAGATGGGGGGCACCCACCTCTACCTGAAGGACGTCCAGACCGGCGAAATCATCTGCGTGAGTTCACCCGACGGGGTTCTCCCGAATGACGGAGCCGTCGGCGACACCTTCTCCTTCTCGCCGGACGGCACAAAGATCGTCTTCTCGTCCTCTGAATCGACTTTGCCGGGCAACACCGGGGGCGCCTCGAACATCTTCGTGGCCGACCTCGAGACCGGGGCGATCACCCGAATCGCATCCAACGCGAACGGTGCCAGCAGCGACCCCGTCTTCACGCCCGATGGCGCGCACATCATTTTCGTATCCGACGCGACCAATCTCGTCGCCAACGACACGAACAATGCCTCCGACCTCTTCATGGCCTCGCTGCCCACCTCCTCGGTCACCAGCGCCACACTCACCGAAGACGCCGCGCGCAAGACGCTGAATGCCGCCGGCACGTTCTATTTCGCCGATGCGGATGCCAAGGACACCCACACGGTGAGCGTCGCCGCGTCGGACGGGGCGCTGGGGACGCTTTCCGCCAAGGTGGTGAGCGACATGAACGGCACCGGCGGCGTGGTGTGGTCCTATGTGGTGGACGAGACCAAGGTGGAGCCGCTGGCGGCCGGTGAGACGAAGGTCGAGACCTTCGCGCTGACGCTGGACGACCACCACAGCGGCACCGTCACCCAGAACGTGACTGTCACCTTGACCGGGACGGGCGACGGCAGCGCCGCGCCTGCGATCTCAACCATGGCTTTCGTCGCGGCGGAGGCCACGCCGGAGCGCTCTGCGGGGCCGGATCTTTGGACAACCGTGATCGCCAGCCTGTCCGGTGCAGGCGAGGGGGTGCCCGGCCTCCTCGCGGATCTGGAAACGCGCGTGGCGGCGGCGCTTCATGCGCACGGCCCTGCCGCCTCCGCAGGATCGGCCGCTCATCTGGAGCAGGATGTCTCGGACCTCGGACATCTTGTCGCCAGCCACCTGTCACCGGCGGTCTCCGACCTCCTCGACACCCTGTGGAGCCACATTCCGAGCCACGCGCCGACGGCGCCGACAACAACGGCCCACGATCTGGCGGACGGGGCGGAGGCGCTGGCGGCGCGGCTCTGGGACGCCCTACACGTCAGCCATGACGGCGGGCATTCTCTCGTCTAG
- a CDS encoding HlyD family type I secretion periplasmic adaptor subunit, whose amino-acid sequence MSRINPHQDIRRAGLAGLCTLAVLLGTAGVWATTVPLAGAVIAPGQVVVESSVRRVQHPAGGVVAEIHATDGSLVKAGDILLRLDETTARASLAMVDNQLNQLRVRKARLEAERDGRDTLDLPAELVATDDPSVASIVAGETTLFRSRRSALEGQMSQLRERMAQTREEIRGLEAQISSKQEQMRIIKLELEGVRKLYQANLVALSRLTSLEREGARLSGEGGQLTAEVARARGRIAETELQILQLGQDLRREVATDSRDTQAKIADLVERRIAAVDQLQRLDVRAPASGFVHESTAHTVGGVIAAGEQIMLIVPEHDGFVVEARIEPQMIDRLKAGQDVTLRFSAFDSATTPEVEGVVQRVAADLSHAPQGGQSFYLVRIALKESERARLGGKALVPGMPVEAFIRTGSRTALAYLVKPVEDQLMRAFRHD is encoded by the coding sequence ATGTCGCGCATCAACCCACATCAGGACATCCGAAGGGCCGGCCTCGCCGGCCTCTGCACCCTCGCTGTGCTGTTGGGCACCGCCGGCGTCTGGGCCACCACCGTGCCGCTGGCCGGCGCCGTGATCGCGCCCGGACAGGTGGTGGTGGAGAGCAGCGTGCGGCGTGTCCAACATCCCGCCGGCGGCGTCGTGGCCGAAATCCATGCCACGGACGGGAGTTTGGTGAAGGCGGGAGACATCCTTCTGCGTCTGGACGAGACCACCGCCCGCGCGAGCCTTGCCATGGTGGACAATCAGCTCAACCAGCTGCGGGTCCGAAAGGCCCGTCTGGAAGCGGAGCGGGACGGCCGCGACACGCTCGACCTGCCAGCCGAGCTGGTGGCCACGGACGACCCGTCGGTCGCGTCCATTGTCGCGGGCGAGACGACGCTGTTCCGCTCCCGTCGCAGCGCGCTGGAAGGCCAGATGTCCCAGCTGCGCGAACGCATGGCTCAGACGCGGGAGGAGATTCGCGGGCTTGAGGCCCAGATCTCCTCCAAGCAGGAGCAGATGCGGATCATCAAGCTCGAACTCGAAGGCGTGCGCAAGCTTTACCAGGCCAATCTCGTCGCCCTTTCACGCCTGACGAGCCTGGAGCGGGAGGGGGCCCGGCTGTCGGGCGAGGGCGGCCAACTCACCGCCGAGGTTGCTCGCGCACGCGGCCGCATCGCCGAGACGGAGCTGCAGATCCTTCAGCTCGGCCAGGACCTGCGCCGGGAAGTGGCGACCGACTCTCGGGATACGCAGGCGAAGATCGCCGACCTTGTGGAGCGGCGGATCGCAGCCGTGGACCAGCTCCAGCGGCTCGATGTGCGCGCCCCCGCCAGCGGCTTTGTCCACGAGAGCACTGCGCATACGGTGGGCGGCGTGATCGCCGCGGGCGAGCAGATCATGCTGATCGTGCCGGAGCACGATGGCTTCGTCGTCGAGGCACGCATCGAGCCGCAGATGATCGACCGACTGAAGGCCGGCCAGGACGTCACCCTGCGCTTCTCCGCCTTCGACAGCGCCACGACCCCCGAGGTCGAAGGCGTGGTGCAGCGGGTCGCGGCCGATCTCTCGCACGCCCCCCAGGGCGGCCAATCCTTCTATCTGGTGAGGATCGCTTTGAAGGAGAGTGAGCGCGCCAGGCTGGGGGGCAAGGCCCTGGTGCCGGGGATGCCTGTGGAGGCCTTCATTCGCACCGGCAGCCGCACTGCGCTGGCCTATCTGGTGAAGCCGGTGGAAGACCAGCTGATGCGCGCGTTCAGGCACGACTGA